One stretch of Serinicoccus hydrothermalis DNA includes these proteins:
- a CDS encoding SDR family NAD(P)-dependent oxidoreductase, protein MPARDLSGQRVAVVGASGALGSRIAHQLADQGARVLLVGRDEQRLRDTGLDAPLVVADLVDAAAGDRVVEAAQEHLGGLDGVVNAAGVAAFGALADTPDEVIEEVFATNVLGPAFLLRRLLPLLQESQGFVVNLSAVLAERPMAGMGAYSASKAALTALDKALASELRRAKVRVLDVRPPHTETGLVDRAIHGEAPKLPDGLEPDEVAERVVQAIGEDASDLGSDDFGG, encoded by the coding sequence ATGCCTGCACGAGACCTCTCCGGCCAGCGCGTGGCCGTCGTCGGCGCCAGCGGCGCCCTCGGCTCGCGCATCGCCCACCAGCTCGCGGACCAGGGTGCCCGGGTGCTGCTCGTCGGGCGGGACGAGCAACGGCTGCGCGACACCGGGCTGGACGCCCCGCTCGTCGTGGCGGACCTCGTGGACGCCGCGGCCGGGGACCGTGTCGTCGAGGCGGCCCAGGAGCACCTGGGCGGGCTGGACGGCGTCGTCAACGCCGCGGGGGTGGCAGCCTTCGGCGCCCTCGCGGACACCCCGGATGAGGTGATCGAGGAGGTCTTCGCCACCAACGTCCTCGGCCCGGCCTTCCTCCTGCGCCGGCTGCTGCCGCTGCTGCAGGAGTCGCAGGGCTTCGTGGTCAACCTCAGCGCGGTCCTCGCCGAGCGGCCGATGGCCGGTATGGGCGCCTACTCCGCCAGCAAGGCCGCGCTCACCGCGCTCGACAAGGCCCTGGCGAGCGAGCTGCGCCGGGCCAAGGTGCGGGTGCTCGACGTGCGCCCGCCGCACACCGAGACCGGCCTGGTCGACCGCGCCATCCACGGCGAGGCGCCGAAGCTGCCGGACGGCCTGGAGCCGGACGAGGTCGCCGAGCGCGTGGTGCAGGCGATCGGCGAGGACGCCTCAGACCTCGGGTCGGACGACTTCGGCGGCTGA
- a CDS encoding FAD-dependent oxidoreductase, whose product MRRVLVVGAGVIGLTCAIRLVEAGHRVDVVAAEMPVETTSSVAAALWYPYRALPQDRVTAWSAASYDVFRELAQDPATGVAMRTGTELLRESQPDPWWAGAVPDLTHATDLPGYAGGWRFTAPVAEMQVHLAWLARRLEQLGGTLTRTRLDRLPEGEDLVVNASGLGAEGLAEDPTMSPVRGQVVVVEQVGLEQWWLDPGATGGPTYVVPRSRDIVLGGTDQPGERDRTPDPAVAEDILARAKALVPALAGARVLRHAVGLRPVRPQVRVERVGDVIHCYGHGGAGMTLSWGCAAEVVELA is encoded by the coding sequence ATGCGACGCGTGCTGGTGGTCGGGGCCGGGGTCATCGGGCTGACGTGCGCGATCCGCCTGGTGGAGGCGGGGCACCGGGTCGACGTCGTGGCCGCAGAGATGCCGGTTGAGACGACCTCGTCGGTGGCCGCCGCGCTCTGGTACCCCTACCGGGCCCTCCCCCAGGACCGCGTCACCGCCTGGTCCGCCGCCAGCTATGACGTCTTCCGCGAGCTCGCCCAGGACCCGGCGACCGGCGTCGCGATGCGCACCGGCACCGAGCTGCTGCGAGAGTCCCAGCCGGACCCCTGGTGGGCCGGGGCCGTCCCCGACCTGACCCACGCCACCGACCTGCCCGGGTATGCCGGTGGCTGGCGCTTCACCGCCCCGGTCGCCGAGATGCAGGTGCACCTGGCGTGGCTGGCGCGTCGGCTGGAGCAGCTCGGGGGGACCCTCACCCGGACGCGGCTCGACCGGCTGCCCGAGGGCGAGGACCTCGTGGTCAACGCCTCGGGGCTCGGCGCGGAGGGGCTGGCCGAGGACCCGACGATGTCACCGGTGCGGGGCCAGGTGGTCGTCGTCGAGCAGGTCGGCCTGGAGCAGTGGTGGCTGGACCCCGGTGCGACCGGTGGCCCGACCTACGTCGTCCCCCGCAGCCGCGACATCGTGCTCGGCGGCACCGACCAGCCCGGCGAGCGCGACCGCACCCCCGACCCCGCCGTCGCCGAGGACATCCTCGCGCGGGCCAAGGCGCTGGTGCCTGCGCTCGCCGGCGCGCGGGTGCTTCGGCACGCCGTCGGCCTGCGCCCGGTGCGCCCGCAGGTGCGGGTGGAGCGCGTCGGCGACGTCATCCACTGCTACGGCCACGGCGGCGCCGGCATGACCCTCAGCTGGGGCTGCGCCGCCGAGGTCGTGGAGCTGGCCTGA
- the hflX gene encoding GTPase HflX yields the protein MAQPHDDTTAQRRQLLDRRAEALGEDSDIDLREADWGSWGEETARDGDQLDREERAALRRVAGLSTELEDVTEVEYRQLRLERVVLASVWEDNGQTTLADAENSLRELAALAETAGSTVLEGVIQRRQKPDPATYLGSGKAAELREIVAAEGADTVVCDGELGPSQRRALEDVVKVKVIDRTALILDIFAQHAKSKEGRAQVELAQLQYLLPRLRGWGESMSRQAGGRVAGGEGIGSRGPGETKIELDRRRINTRIARLRREITGMKTVRDTKRSSRRSNRVPSVAIVGYTNAGKSSLLNRLTGAGVLVQNQLFATLDPTVRRTESEEGRSYTLSDTVGFVKRLPHQLVEAFRSTLEEAADADVLLHVVDGSHPDPEGQVDAVHSVLAEIDEGAALKIPEIVAVNKADLADPEALDRLRRAYPRVVIVSAKTGAGVPELLEAVEAALPRPEILVDVLLPYDRGDLVARLYDEGEILREEHTAEGTRVEAKVDPDLHGQLGAYAV from the coding sequence ATGGCCCAGCCGCACGACGACACCACCGCCCAGCGCCGCCAGCTGCTCGACCGCCGCGCCGAGGCGCTCGGCGAGGACAGCGACATCGACCTGCGCGAGGCGGACTGGGGGTCCTGGGGGGAGGAGACCGCGCGGGACGGCGACCAGCTCGACCGCGAGGAGCGCGCCGCGCTGCGCCGCGTCGCCGGGCTGTCGACCGAGCTCGAGGACGTCACCGAGGTCGAGTACCGCCAGCTCCGGCTGGAGCGGGTCGTGCTCGCCTCCGTCTGGGAGGACAACGGGCAGACGACGCTCGCCGACGCGGAGAACTCGCTGCGCGAGCTCGCGGCGCTCGCCGAGACCGCGGGGTCGACCGTCCTCGAGGGCGTGATCCAGCGACGGCAGAAGCCGGACCCGGCGACCTACCTCGGCAGCGGCAAGGCTGCCGAGCTGCGGGAGATCGTCGCCGCCGAGGGCGCTGACACCGTCGTCTGCGACGGCGAGCTCGGCCCCTCCCAGCGGCGTGCCCTGGAGGACGTCGTCAAGGTCAAGGTCATCGACCGCACCGCGCTGATCCTCGACATCTTCGCCCAGCACGCGAAGAGCAAGGAGGGCCGTGCCCAGGTCGAGCTGGCGCAGCTGCAGTACCTCCTGCCGCGCCTGCGCGGCTGGGGCGAGTCCATGTCCCGGCAGGCCGGTGGCCGGGTCGCCGGCGGTGAGGGCATCGGCTCCCGCGGCCCGGGCGAGACCAAGATCGAGCTTGACCGGCGCCGGATCAACACCCGCATCGCCCGGCTCCGCCGTGAGATCACGGGCATGAAGACGGTGCGTGACACCAAGCGCTCCTCGCGCCGCAGCAACCGGGTGCCCAGCGTGGCGATCGTCGGCTACACCAACGCCGGCAAGTCCTCGCTGCTCAACCGGCTCACCGGCGCGGGCGTCCTGGTGCAGAACCAGCTCTTCGCGACGCTGGACCCGACCGTCCGGCGCACCGAGAGCGAGGAGGGGCGCAGCTACACGCTCTCCGACACCGTCGGCTTCGTGAAGCGGCTGCCGCACCAGCTCGTCGAGGCCTTCCGGTCCACGCTGGAGGAGGCCGCCGACGCCGACGTGCTCCTGCACGTCGTCGACGGCTCGCACCCGGACCCCGAGGGCCAGGTGGACGCGGTGCATTCGGTGCTGGCCGAGATCGACGAGGGTGCCGCCCTGAAGATCCCCGAGATCGTCGCGGTCAACAAGGCCGACCTCGCCGACCCGGAGGCGCTGGACCGGCTGCGCCGGGCATACCCTCGCGTGGTCATCGTCTCGGCGAAGACCGGTGCCGGCGTCCCCGAGCTGCTGGAGGCGGTCGAGGCGGCGCTGCCGCGCCCGGAGATCCTCGTGGACGTGCTGCTGCCCTACGACCGCGGCGACCTCGTGGCCCGGCTCTACGACGAGGGCGAGATCCTGCGCGAGGAGCACACCGCCGAGGGCACCCGGGTCGAGGCCAAGGTCGACCCTGACCTGCACGGCCAGCTCGGCGCCTACGCCGTCTGA
- a CDS encoding pyridoxamine 5'-phosphate oxidase family protein translates to MKTFDEGAARAFLAEPHVGVLAVAADGGPPAATPLWYVAEDDGTVWLVTSPTTRKARLLPGSGAATLVVHTVSPRTRFVSVDLELTDRSPATAQESRAIASRYLSGDALEGYLQFAQDHLGEEERFTFTPTRYRFADLTM, encoded by the coding sequence ATGAAGACGTTCGACGAGGGTGCGGCCCGGGCCTTCCTGGCGGAGCCGCACGTGGGGGTGCTGGCGGTGGCCGCCGACGGCGGGCCTCCTGCGGCGACACCGCTCTGGTACGTCGCCGAGGACGACGGCACGGTGTGGCTGGTGACCTCGCCGACGACGCGCAAGGCCAGACTGCTGCCCGGCTCGGGGGCGGCGACGCTCGTCGTGCACACCGTCAGCCCGCGGACCCGGTTCGTGTCGGTCGACCTGGAGCTCACGGACCGGTCTCCGGCCACGGCGCAGGAGTCACGGGCGATCGCCTCGCGCTACCTCAGCGGTGACGCCCTGGAGGGCTATCTGCAGTTCGCCCAGGACCATCTCGGGGAGGAGGAGCGCTTCACGTTCACGCCGACGCGCTACCGCTTCGCGGACCTGACGATGTGA
- a CDS encoding class I SAM-dependent methyltransferase: MPTDHYFSAQPASDDGLRHVRTRLAGRDVEVVTAAGIFSPDGIDKGTRVLLDQVPAPPPDGTFLDLGCGWGPLALTLALESPEARVHAVDVNERALDLARRNAASLGCGKVRVDRPDDVDPEVRFDLIWSNPPIRVGKQALHELLLTWLPRLAEHDDAAAYLVVQKNLGADSLQTWLRTSLPPAMGPVQVTREASSKGFRVLRVARA; the protein is encoded by the coding sequence ATGCCGACCGACCACTACTTCTCCGCCCAGCCGGCCTCCGACGACGGCCTGCGGCACGTGCGGACCCGCCTGGCGGGCCGTGACGTCGAGGTGGTGACGGCCGCCGGCATCTTCTCCCCCGACGGGATCGACAAGGGCACCCGCGTGCTGCTCGACCAGGTTCCCGCCCCGCCACCCGACGGCACCTTCCTCGACCTCGGCTGCGGCTGGGGTCCGCTCGCGCTCACCCTGGCGCTGGAGTCACCCGAGGCCCGGGTGCACGCCGTGGACGTCAACGAACGCGCCCTCGACCTCGCCCGCCGCAACGCCGCCTCGCTCGGCTGCGGCAAGGTCCGGGTCGACCGCCCCGACGACGTGGACCCGGAGGTCCGTTTCGACCTCATCTGGTCCAACCCCCCGATCCGGGTCGGCAAGCAGGCGCTGCACGAGCTGCTGCTCACCTGGCTCCCCCGGCTCGCCGAGCACGACGACGCGGCGGCCTACCTCGTCGTCCAGAAGAACCTCGGCGCCGACTCGCTGCAGACCTGGCTGCGGACCAGCCTCCCTCCGGCGATGGGCCCGGTCCAGGTCACCCGCGAGGCGAGCAGCAAGGGGTTCCGGGTCCTGCGCGTCGCCCGCGCCTGA
- the miaA gene encoding tRNA (adenosine(37)-N6)-dimethylallyltransferase MiaA has translation MHQPTADRDPAASPVVAVVGATATGKSDLGVRLALALDGEVVSADASQLYRGMDVGTAKLTVGERQGVPHHQLDVLDVREEASVAAYQQAARADLAAIRARGRVPVVVGGSGLYVRALLDRLEIPPTDPRVRAAWEAELGARGAEALHALLAGRDPEAAARIEPRNGRRVVRALEVIELTGRPFSATLPTRELVEPTVILGLRADREVLDARIARRAARMWEDGLLEEVRRLERDGLREGRTASRAVGYAQALRQLDGELSQAEAVEDTAAATRRLARRQQSWFGPDPRVTWLEHDAPDLLDRALAVVAAG, from the coding sequence ATGCACCAGCCGACCGCCGACCGGGACCCCGCCGCGTCGCCCGTGGTGGCGGTGGTGGGTGCGACGGCGACCGGGAAGTCGGACCTCGGGGTGCGGCTGGCGCTCGCGCTGGACGGCGAGGTCGTCTCGGCCGATGCCTCGCAGCTCTACCGCGGGATGGACGTCGGCACCGCCAAGCTCACGGTGGGTGAGCGCCAGGGGGTGCCGCACCACCAGCTCGACGTGCTCGACGTGCGCGAGGAGGCGAGCGTGGCGGCATACCAGCAGGCGGCCCGCGCCGACCTCGCCGCCATCCGGGCGCGCGGACGGGTGCCCGTGGTCGTCGGCGGCTCCGGGCTCTACGTGCGGGCCCTGCTGGACCGGCTCGAGATCCCCCCGACCGACCCGCGCGTCCGGGCGGCCTGGGAGGCCGAGCTGGGGGCGAGGGGGGCCGAGGCGCTGCACGCGCTGCTGGCCGGGCGCGACCCGGAGGCGGCCGCCCGGATCGAGCCGCGCAACGGCCGGCGGGTGGTGCGGGCGCTGGAGGTGATCGAGCTCACCGGGCGACCGTTCAGCGCCACCCTGCCGACGCGCGAGCTGGTCGAGCCGACGGTGATCCTCGGGCTGCGGGCGGACCGGGAGGTCCTGGACGCGAGGATCGCGCGGCGCGCGGCGCGGATGTGGGAGGACGGGCTGCTCGAGGAGGTGCGCCGGCTCGAGCGGGACGGGCTGCGGGAGGGGCGGACCGCGTCCCGGGCGGTGGGGTATGCCCAGGCGCTGCGCCAGCTCGACGGCGAGCTGTCACAGGCCGAGGCGGTCGAGGACACCGCGGCCGCCACCCGCCGGCTGGCCCGCCGGCAGCAGTCGTGGTTCGGCCCCGATCCCCGGGTGACGTGGCTCGAGCACGACGCGCCCGACCTGCTCGACCGGGCGCTCGCGGTCGTCGCCGCTGGGTGA
- a CDS encoding DUF4282 domain-containing protein, which yields MTSQQPDGTPNQPQPPKTAAGLSALFDFNFDTFVTPVIVKIVYMIVTVLVAILTVGIAISGLTTMFQGGAGIILGLLLIIASPVIGLVYLAFARMSLELYYAVIRLSDDVHHRGTL from the coding sequence ATGACCTCCCAGCAGCCGGACGGCACGCCGAACCAGCCCCAGCCCCCGAAGACCGCAGCGGGTCTCAGCGCCCTCTTCGACTTCAACTTCGACACCTTCGTCACGCCGGTCATCGTCAAGATCGTCTACATGATCGTGACCGTCCTCGTGGCGATCCTCACGGTCGGCATCGCCATCAGCGGGCTCACCACGATGTTCCAGGGCGGCGCCGGGATCATCCTCGGCCTGCTCCTCATCATCGCCTCGCCGGTGATCGGCCTGGTCTACCTCGCCTTCGCCCGGATGAGCCTGGAGCTCTACTACGCGGTCATCCGGCTCTCCGATGACGTGCACCACCGCGGCACGCTCTGA
- a CDS encoding pyruvate, water dikinase regulatory protein has translation MARPPIELHIIADSTGDTAARVARAASAQFHEHDIRIVRHPRQTSLDGLHDSFARMRPDQVRTVVFSTVVDESLRQRVTQLCEEQGVPHADLLETAVSALTSVTGQDPERVVRPVGVGEDYFKRVAAMEFAIANDDGNLSNHLREADIVLIGVSRTGKTPLSMYLGYLGYRTANIPLVPGIAPPEQLFDVQRWKIVGLTIDPERLQQIRGRRVRAMGSSTQGQRDGYTDLVKIFDELDEVAQLQRSLGCPVIETTDLALEEAAGRVIEVVQRRREAASGGGRDGR, from the coding sequence ATGGCGCGCCCACCGATCGAGCTGCACATCATCGCCGACTCCACCGGCGACACCGCCGCCCGCGTGGCCCGCGCGGCCTCCGCGCAGTTCCACGAGCACGACATCCGCATCGTGCGCCACCCGCGGCAGACCTCGCTGGACGGGCTGCACGACTCCTTCGCCCGGATGCGGCCGGACCAGGTGCGCACCGTCGTCTTCTCCACCGTCGTCGACGAGTCCCTGCGGCAGCGCGTGACCCAGCTGTGCGAGGAGCAGGGCGTGCCGCACGCGGACCTGCTCGAGACGGCCGTCTCGGCGCTGACCTCGGTGACCGGCCAGGACCCCGAGCGGGTGGTGCGGCCCGTGGGGGTGGGCGAGGACTACTTCAAGCGGGTCGCGGCGATGGAGTTCGCCATCGCCAACGACGACGGCAACCTGTCCAACCACCTGCGCGAGGCCGACATCGTCCTCATCGGGGTGAGCCGCACCGGCAAGACGCCCCTGTCGATGTACCTCGGCTACCTGGGCTACCGCACCGCCAACATCCCGCTCGTCCCGGGGATCGCCCCGCCCGAGCAGCTCTTCGACGTCCAGCGGTGGAAGATCGTCGGGCTCACCATCGACCCCGAGCGGCTGCAGCAGATCCGGGGCCGCCGGGTTCGGGCGATGGGCAGCAGCACCCAGGGCCAGCGCGACGGCTACACCGACCTGGTGAAGATCTTCGACGAGCTGGACGAGGTCGCCCAGCTCCAGCGCAGCCTCGGCTGCCCCGTCATCGAGACGACCGACCTGGCGCTCGAGGAGGCGGCGGGGCGCGTCATCGAGGTGGTGCAGCGTCGCCGTGAGGCTGCCTCCGGCGGAGGGCGCGACGGGCGGTAG
- the ppdK gene encoding pyruvate, phosphate dikinase: MAGQEQTYLYDMSEGNAQMRSLLGGKGANLAEMKRLGIPVPDGFTVSTAACIATMESGGEWPENLWEDVLSSLERLEERTGRSLGGDAEGRNPLLLSVRSGAVVSMPGMMDTILNLGIGDDTVEALGAEADNPRFAWDSYRRFLQMYGEVVEGVAPHAYEDELTALKSRRGVEQDTELSTEDLKELVETFKDVSRRELGRDLPTDPRDQLRGAISAVFDSWDTPRARVYRRANDIPDDLGTAVNVMQMVFGNRGDTSATGVCFTRNPSTGGKELYGEFLLNAQGEDVVAGIRTPKSLAEMEQVLPEAYEQLLQTMRDLEAHYKDMQDIEFTVEDGTLYLLQTRNGKRTAAAALRVARDMVSEGVLTQEEALERVEPSQLDQLLHPAIDPEHGKEPLVKGLPASPGAAVGEIVFDADTAAQRGGAGDPVVLVRYETTPDDIHGVIVAQGVLTAHGGMTSHAAVVARGMGKPCVAGASGIRINTAEKTLTVGDRTFSEGDQITLDGSTGEVYGEALELVPPQINEDFEAIVTWADEVRRLGVRANADTGEDAAKARELGAEGIGLCRTEHMFMASDRLPAVRRMILADTEEERAAALEEILPMQQEDFEAIFTAMKGLPVTVRLLDPPLHEFLPDLVEQSLLVQRLELTDGDADELARARTLLAQVKRLHEQNPMLGTRGCRLAMLYPEIPEMQTRAIVRAALAVREREGETAGVEIMIPLVAYSAELEAQRAVVERAVAEELESAGTDLDVTVGTMIELPRAAVVADQIAEHADFFSFGTNDLTQTGIGISRDDAEGGFLGAYVRDEVIPYNPFESIDRDGVGGLVRLGAERGRSTKPELKLGVCGEHGGDPASIGLFEELGLSYVSCSPYRVPIARFSAARAVLSQREGAEVRTDG; the protein is encoded by the coding sequence ATGGCCGGGCAGGAACAGACCTACCTCTACGACATGTCCGAGGGCAACGCGCAGATGCGCTCCCTCCTCGGCGGCAAGGGCGCCAACCTGGCGGAGATGAAGCGCCTGGGCATACCCGTCCCGGACGGCTTCACCGTGAGCACCGCCGCCTGCATCGCCACGATGGAGTCCGGCGGTGAGTGGCCGGAGAACCTCTGGGAGGACGTGCTGTCCTCGCTGGAGCGGCTCGAGGAGCGCACCGGCCGCTCGCTCGGCGGCGACGCCGAGGGCCGCAACCCGCTGCTCCTGTCGGTCCGCTCCGGCGCCGTCGTCTCGATGCCCGGGATGATGGACACCATCCTCAACCTCGGGATCGGCGACGACACGGTCGAGGCGCTCGGCGCCGAGGCCGACAACCCCCGCTTCGCGTGGGACTCCTACCGCCGCTTCCTGCAGATGTACGGCGAGGTGGTCGAGGGGGTCGCCCCGCACGCCTACGAGGACGAGCTCACCGCGCTGAAGTCCCGCCGCGGCGTGGAGCAGGACACCGAGCTGTCCACCGAGGACCTGAAGGAGCTCGTCGAGACCTTCAAGGACGTCTCCCGCCGCGAGCTCGGCCGGGACCTGCCGACCGACCCCCGCGACCAGCTCCGGGGCGCGATCTCCGCCGTCTTCGACTCGTGGGACACCCCCCGCGCCCGCGTCTACCGGCGCGCCAACGACATCCCCGACGACCTCGGCACGGCGGTCAACGTCATGCAGATGGTCTTCGGCAACCGCGGCGACACCTCCGCCACCGGCGTGTGCTTCACCCGCAACCCCTCCACCGGCGGCAAGGAGCTCTACGGCGAGTTCCTGCTCAACGCCCAGGGCGAGGACGTCGTCGCCGGCATCCGGACGCCCAAGTCGCTGGCCGAGATGGAGCAGGTGCTGCCCGAGGCCTACGAGCAGCTGCTGCAGACCATGCGCGACCTCGAGGCGCACTACAAGGACATGCAGGACATCGAGTTCACCGTCGAGGACGGCACGCTCTACCTGCTCCAGACCCGCAACGGCAAGCGCACCGCCGCGGCGGCGCTGCGCGTCGCGCGCGACATGGTCTCCGAGGGCGTGCTGACCCAGGAGGAGGCGCTGGAGCGGGTCGAGCCGAGCCAGCTGGACCAGCTGCTCCACCCGGCGATCGACCCCGAGCACGGCAAGGAACCGCTGGTCAAGGGCCTGCCCGCCTCCCCCGGCGCGGCCGTCGGCGAGATCGTCTTCGACGCCGACACCGCGGCCCAGCGCGGCGGTGCGGGCGACCCGGTCGTCCTCGTGCGCTACGAGACGACGCCGGACGACATCCACGGCGTCATCGTCGCCCAGGGTGTGCTCACCGCCCACGGCGGTATGACCTCGCACGCCGCCGTCGTCGCCCGCGGCATGGGCAAGCCGTGCGTCGCCGGCGCGAGCGGCATCCGCATCAACACCGCCGAGAAGACGCTGACCGTCGGCGACCGGACCTTCTCCGAGGGCGACCAGATCACGCTGGACGGCTCCACCGGCGAGGTCTACGGCGAGGCGCTCGAGCTCGTGCCCCCGCAGATCAACGAGGACTTCGAGGCGATCGTCACCTGGGCCGACGAGGTGCGCAGGCTCGGGGTACGCGCGAACGCCGACACCGGCGAGGACGCGGCGAAGGCCCGCGAGCTCGGCGCCGAGGGCATCGGGCTGTGCCGCACCGAGCACATGTTCATGGCCAGCGACCGGCTGCCGGCCGTCCGGCGGATGATCCTCGCCGACACCGAGGAGGAGCGGGCCGCGGCGCTGGAGGAGATCCTGCCGATGCAGCAGGAGGACTTCGAGGCGATCTTCACCGCGATGAAGGGCCTGCCCGTCACCGTGCGGCTCCTCGACCCGCCGCTGCACGAGTTCCTCCCCGACCTCGTCGAGCAGTCGCTGCTCGTGCAGCGCCTGGAGCTCACCGACGGCGACGCCGACGAGCTGGCCCGCGCCAGGACGCTCCTGGCCCAGGTCAAGCGCCTCCACGAGCAGAACCCCATGCTCGGCACCCGTGGGTGCCGGCTGGCCATGCTCTACCCCGAGATCCCGGAGATGCAGACCCGCGCGATCGTGCGCGCCGCCCTGGCGGTCCGCGAGCGCGAGGGCGAGACCGCGGGCGTGGAGATCATGATCCCGCTCGTGGCCTACTCCGCCGAGCTCGAGGCGCAGCGCGCGGTGGTCGAGCGCGCGGTCGCCGAGGAGCTCGAGAGCGCCGGGACCGACCTCGACGTCACCGTCGGCACGATGATCGAGCTGCCGCGGGCCGCCGTGGTCGCCGACCAGATCGCCGAGCACGCCGACTTCTTCTCCTTCGGCACCAACGACCTCACCCAGACCGGCATCGGCATCTCCCGGGACGACGCGGAGGGCGGCTTCCTCGGCGCCTACGTGCGCGACGAGGTCATCCCCTACAACCCGTTCGAGTCGATCGACCGCGACGGCGTCGGCGGGCTGGTCCGGCTCGGTGCCGAGCGCGGCCGCAGCACGAAGCCCGAGCTCAAGCTCGGCGTCTGCGGCGAGCACGGCGGCGACCCGGCCTCGATCGGTCTCTTCGAGGAGCTCGGCCTCAGCTACGTCTCCTGCTCGCCCTACCGCGTGCCCATCGCGCGCTTCTCGGCCGCCCGCGCCGTGCTGAGCCAGCGGGAGGGCGCCGAGGTGCGCACCGACGGCTGA
- a CDS encoding (2Fe-2S)-binding protein, with the protein MSERAPEGLLPALAGLGGFFELTRPAEGSDAVPWSEVLAHDALLARTATVRAALARSSGIPLEDVDTKVAVSALQVGLASRLWSVAMAGAVLHRWVPDLGSDNLVASPGHGGPVPLALADPSRGYAVRGTPESARVLGGVVVEDSLAALDAACARVGPTSSQVLRSNSASSLVGAARVLGTQRPEDRPSAWALARAVLEHPGLARGGRVRERAGLPEGVGGAMERPREAFLRHGCCLFDRLPQHGLCPDCVRAEHRPDLVTPGH; encoded by the coding sequence ATGAGCGAGCGCGCGCCGGAGGGTCTGCTGCCCGCGCTGGCCGGGCTCGGCGGCTTCTTCGAGCTCACCCGACCCGCGGAGGGCAGCGACGCGGTGCCCTGGTCCGAGGTGCTCGCGCACGACGCGCTCCTCGCCCGGACCGCGACGGTGCGTGCGGCGCTGGCCCGGTCCAGCGGCATACCGCTGGAGGACGTCGACACCAAGGTGGCGGTCTCCGCGCTGCAGGTCGGGCTCGCCTCACGCCTGTGGTCGGTGGCGATGGCCGGCGCGGTGCTGCACCGCTGGGTCCCCGACCTCGGGTCGGACAACCTCGTGGCGAGCCCCGGGCACGGCGGACCCGTGCCGCTGGCGCTGGCGGACCCCTCGCGCGGGTATGCCGTCCGCGGCACGCCCGAGAGCGCCCGGGTCCTGGGCGGCGTCGTCGTCGAGGACAGCCTGGCCGCCCTCGACGCGGCGTGCGCCCGGGTCGGGCCGACGTCCTCCCAGGTGCTGCGCTCCAACTCGGCCTCCAGCCTGGTCGGGGCCGCCCGGGTGCTGGGCACGCAGCGCCCGGAGGACCGCCCCTCCGCCTGGGCCCTGGCCCGCGCCGTGCTCGAGCACCCCGGGCTGGCGCGGGGCGGCCGGGTGCGCGAGCGTGCAGGCCTGCCCGAGGGCGTCGGCGGGGCGATGGAGCGCCCGCGGGAGGCCTTCCTCCGGCACGGGTGCTGCCTCTTCGACCGACTGCCCCAGCACGGGCTGTGCCCGGACTGCGTGCGCGCCGAGCACCGCCCCGACCTCGTGACGCCGGGTCACTGA